A single Haloglycomyces albus DSM 45210 DNA region contains:
- a CDS encoding tRNA-binding protein, whose translation MNDTGNQQITFDDFTKIEMRVGRIVKAEPFPKARKPAYKLTIDFGEYGMKNSSAQITKRYALEDLEGRRIIAVMNFPPMRIADFQSEVLVLGAGVDDNSDITLLSPDAEAPLGARVH comes from the coding sequence ATGAATGACACCGGAAACCAACAGATCACCTTCGATGATTTCACCAAAATTGAAATGCGGGTCGGACGTATCGTCAAGGCGGAGCCCTTTCCTAAGGCCCGCAAACCCGCGTACAAACTCACCATCGATTTCGGCGAGTACGGGATGAAGAATTCCAGTGCGCAGATCACGAAACGCTACGCACTAGAGGATCTGGAAGGCCGCCGCATCATCGCGGTCATGAACTTCCCGCCCATGCGGATCGCGGACTTTCAATCCGAAGTGCTCGTGCTCGGAGCCGGCGTGGACGACAATTCCGACATCACCCTACTGAGCCCGGACGCCGAAGCGCCCCTTGGAGCCCGCGTGCATTAA
- a CDS encoding helix-turn-helix transcriptional regulator, translating into MPTVPLPASPSPRGGLVGRDNEWSHLNSFLDSARLGHGGGLVVRGEPGIGKSALIDAAVADSEDFLVLRALGVEAEHTWSWAGLSMLLQPLLDRRHRLPEAQRVALSNALGLAEAGPRAPRLQVGLAVLNLLVEASADRPVCAVIDDAHWLDADSTEALLFASRRMATESVAVVMAARDGFAPDFAAPGIPELNVGPLDMTSSDVLVNQRGDDISYSGRDWILRTAGGNPLALLELPVADHEDGGVTTSNSRFSTTSRIRQAFTERIISLPEPTRMLLLVAAAEETGDNSVIVEAAGKLGATVADLEPAERDGLVRFHMGRIEFVHPLIRSASYHSAPRHRRIDARRALSETFGPDDIRHAWHLAAATTGQDETAAAALESIASFEADRGGCIAEMSALERAASFTPDLEVRASRLIRAAQSAYVSCLAEKAITLASEAERLSNNPEILARAALIRATVWSWTGESRAFEMWMSAADHYATSGHESTGYPLLRGVWHAWETGDFTQVEHAARRAEAYGGSNNEWARRLARAAAGLNRRSASAGEAVESLRSLYEYYRPLHEDFVRFDRILSARWRLLAGDTKAAYRLASEEVTACRKKGATSPLVQALAVQAEAQFEFARYADAQAAATSAIELLPEQGERRALMQTRLWVLLPIAAVRGDEKWCRELVAAAVNDAPADSVVPADTALGLLDLGLGRYKAAFERLWAIAQGVTPMEMLRDVPNLVEAAHRCGRETEVTAVFEWFCDWARATGQRYWEALVERCHGLLGDEADAGAHFAKAIELHRADDVNPFERARTALTYGEWLRRARRINEARIHLRDAVETFERLGAAPWTERGKSELRAAGDSQRVEGSLGLADRLTPQELQVVRLAADGLTNRQIGEQLFISPRTVGYHLYNAYPKLGVSSRAELARVEL; encoded by the coding sequence ATGCCAACGGTTCCCCTTCCCGCATCACCCTCTCCTCGGGGTGGTTTGGTCGGCCGCGACAATGAATGGTCGCATCTCAATTCCTTTCTCGACAGTGCACGATTGGGGCATGGCGGCGGATTGGTCGTTCGGGGTGAACCGGGGATCGGAAAGTCCGCACTTATCGACGCCGCCGTGGCCGATTCTGAGGACTTTTTGGTTTTGCGTGCTCTCGGCGTGGAGGCGGAACATACGTGGTCGTGGGCCGGCTTGTCCATGTTGTTGCAGCCGTTGTTGGACCGGAGGCACCGACTGCCCGAGGCGCAACGAGTCGCGCTGAGCAATGCCCTTGGCCTGGCGGAGGCGGGGCCACGTGCGCCTCGACTTCAGGTGGGCTTGGCGGTACTGAACCTTCTGGTGGAAGCGAGCGCCGATCGCCCGGTATGTGCCGTCATCGATGATGCCCATTGGCTTGACGCCGATTCCACCGAAGCTTTGCTGTTCGCTTCTCGGCGAATGGCGACGGAGTCGGTGGCAGTGGTGATGGCGGCACGCGACGGTTTCGCCCCGGATTTCGCGGCTCCCGGTATTCCCGAGTTGAATGTGGGACCACTGGACATGACGTCGTCGGACGTTTTGGTCAATCAGCGTGGCGATGATATTTCGTATTCGGGCCGTGACTGGATTCTGCGTACCGCCGGTGGTAACCCTTTGGCCTTGTTGGAGTTGCCCGTGGCCGATCACGAGGATGGCGGGGTGACGACGTCCAATAGTCGGTTTTCCACGACGTCACGTATCCGGCAAGCTTTTACGGAACGTATCATTTCACTTCCGGAACCGACCCGGATGCTTTTGCTGGTGGCGGCTGCTGAAGAAACGGGCGACAACTCGGTGATCGTGGAAGCGGCGGGCAAGCTGGGGGCTACCGTGGCCGATCTGGAACCGGCCGAGCGTGATGGATTGGTGCGCTTCCACATGGGACGCATCGAGTTCGTACACCCTTTGATTCGTTCGGCGTCGTATCATTCGGCTCCCCGCCACCGCCGCATCGACGCTCGCCGGGCCCTGTCGGAAACCTTTGGTCCGGACGATATTCGCCACGCGTGGCATTTGGCGGCGGCAACTACGGGTCAGGATGAAACCGCCGCGGCGGCATTGGAATCGATTGCCTCCTTCGAGGCCGACCGCGGTGGCTGCATCGCGGAAATGAGCGCGCTGGAAAGGGCGGCGTCGTTCACTCCTGACTTGGAGGTCAGGGCGTCTCGGCTGATTCGCGCGGCACAATCGGCGTATGTATCGTGCCTGGCGGAGAAGGCGATCACCTTGGCTTCGGAGGCAGAGCGATTGTCCAATAATCCGGAAATCCTGGCGCGAGCCGCACTGATTAGAGCGACGGTGTGGTCATGGACGGGCGAATCCCGCGCGTTTGAAATGTGGATGAGCGCCGCCGACCACTATGCCACGTCCGGACACGAAAGCACCGGTTACCCGCTTCTACGAGGAGTGTGGCACGCGTGGGAAACAGGCGATTTCACTCAGGTGGAACACGCGGCACGCCGAGCGGAGGCCTACGGAGGTTCGAATAACGAATGGGCGCGACGTCTGGCACGGGCGGCGGCGGGCTTGAACCGACGGTCGGCCTCGGCGGGCGAGGCAGTGGAGTCACTCCGCAGCCTGTACGAGTACTACCGGCCGCTCCATGAGGACTTCGTCCGTTTTGATCGAATTCTATCGGCGCGATGGCGTCTCTTGGCCGGCGACACCAAGGCGGCGTATCGCCTTGCTTCCGAGGAGGTCACCGCATGTCGTAAGAAAGGCGCCACCTCTCCCCTGGTACAGGCATTGGCCGTTCAAGCCGAAGCGCAGTTCGAGTTCGCGCGCTACGCGGATGCCCAAGCGGCGGCGACATCGGCCATCGAGCTGCTTCCCGAACAAGGGGAACGTCGAGCGTTGATGCAGACACGGTTGTGGGTACTGCTCCCGATCGCAGCGGTGCGCGGTGACGAGAAGTGGTGCCGGGAATTGGTCGCGGCCGCCGTCAACGACGCTCCCGCCGATTCCGTGGTTCCCGCCGACACCGCACTGGGGCTCTTGGACCTGGGGCTGGGACGCTACAAAGCGGCCTTCGAACGACTATGGGCCATAGCTCAAGGTGTCACTCCGATGGAAATGCTGCGCGATGTACCGAATCTGGTGGAGGCGGCTCATCGTTGTGGGCGCGAAACCGAGGTCACCGCGGTGTTCGAATGGTTCTGCGACTGGGCGCGGGCGACCGGCCAACGGTACTGGGAAGCGCTTGTGGAGCGCTGTCACGGTCTACTGGGCGACGAGGCCGACGCGGGAGCGCATTTCGCGAAGGCGATCGAACTGCATCGCGCCGACGACGTCAATCCTTTTGAACGGGCCCGTACCGCGCTGACGTACGGTGAGTGGCTGCGGAGGGCGCGACGCATCAATGAGGCACGCATTCATCTTCGTGACGCGGTGGAGACGTTCGAACGCCTCGGTGCCGCTCCGTGGACCGAACGCGGCAAGTCGGAACTACGCGCGGCGGGCGACTCCCAGCGGGTGGAAGGTTCCCTCGGACTGGCCGACCGACTTACTCCACAGGAACTACAGGTCGTACGGCTGGCCGCCGACGGACTGACCAATCGACAGATCGGCGAGCAACTGTTCATCAGTCCTCGCACCGTCGGATACCACTTGTACAACGCGTACCCGAAACTCGGCGTCTCCTCCCGAGCCGAGCTGGCACGAGTGGAACTCTAA
- the bioB gene encoding biotin synthase BioB, with protein sequence MSDTSIALERLLDAAAASMEPRHKDLETVLTSSDSELMEVVAAASRLRFQHFGNRVKLNYLVNLKSGLCPENCTYCSQRLGSDAEVLKYSWLSAEEATEAAGAGIAGGASRVCLVASGRGPSERDVDRVSDTIASVKNDHPEVEVCACLGLLRDGQAEKLSEAGADAYNHNLNTSESHYESICTTHDYSDRLDTVTKAKNAQLSPCSGLIAGMGESNADLVEVALRLRASEVDSIPVNFLLPFDGTPLEGTWELDPRQCLRIVAMMRLANPTSEIRLAAGREAHLRTYQATALHIANSIFLGDYLTSEGQAAQADLDLLADAGMVPEEGHRLYQQKNKPQPRQRGAGTAAPPNA encoded by the coding sequence ATGTCGGACACTTCGATTGCGCTTGAACGTTTGCTGGATGCTGCGGCGGCATCCATGGAACCACGTCATAAGGACCTAGAGACGGTACTGACCAGCTCCGATTCCGAGCTTATGGAGGTGGTGGCCGCCGCGTCCCGCCTGCGTTTTCAGCACTTCGGCAATCGAGTGAAGCTCAATTACCTCGTCAATCTTAAAAGCGGTCTGTGCCCGGAGAACTGCACCTACTGTTCCCAGCGCCTCGGCTCGGACGCGGAGGTTCTCAAATACAGTTGGCTTTCGGCCGAGGAGGCGACCGAGGCAGCGGGCGCGGGCATTGCCGGAGGCGCCAGTCGCGTGTGTCTGGTCGCGTCCGGTCGTGGACCCAGTGAACGCGACGTTGACCGGGTGAGCGATACGATCGCGTCGGTGAAGAACGATCACCCGGAGGTAGAGGTATGCGCCTGCCTCGGTCTACTCCGCGACGGACAGGCGGAGAAACTGTCGGAGGCCGGTGCGGACGCTTACAATCACAACCTCAATACCTCGGAGAGCCATTACGAGTCGATCTGCACGACTCACGACTATTCGGATCGTCTGGACACCGTGACGAAAGCTAAGAACGCCCAGCTGTCGCCGTGTTCGGGCCTGATCGCCGGGATGGGCGAATCCAATGCGGATCTGGTCGAAGTGGCCCTGCGCTTGCGAGCCTCGGAAGTTGATTCGATTCCGGTGAACTTTCTGCTGCCCTTCGACGGAACTCCGTTGGAAGGTACCTGGGAACTTGATCCGCGACAGTGTCTTCGGATCGTGGCCATGATGCGGCTGGCTAATCCCACAAGTGAAATCCGGTTGGCTGCGGGGCGGGAGGCGCATCTGCGTACGTATCAGGCAACCGCGCTGCACATCGCCAATTCGATATTTCTGGGCGACTACCTCACCAGTGAAGGTCAAGCGGCCCAGGCCGACTTGGACCTCTTGGCTGATGCCGGGATGGTTCCCGAAGAGGGGCACCGCCTGTACCAACAGAAGAATAAGCCGCAGCCTCGGCAACGAGGTGCCGGTACGGCGGCACCTCCGAACGCCTAA
- a CDS encoding DUF397 domain-containing protein, with translation MTTREHPLKGEFNMDTARWERPVKADGEPGAFEIGYGDNDLVALRLADAPDGDLLIYTPEEWEAFRDGVSKGEFDLPPEMAEEGEAGSAST, from the coding sequence ATGACGACACGGGAACATCCGCTCAAGGGTGAATTCAATATGGACACCGCCCGCTGGGAACGTCCGGTCAAGGCCGATGGGGAGCCGGGAGCGTTCGAAATCGGCTACGGCGACAACGACCTGGTGGCCCTTCGTTTGGCCGATGCCCCCGACGGCGACCTGCTGATTTACACACCTGAAGAATGGGAGGCCTTCCGCGACGGAGTCAGTAAAGGCGAGTTCGACCTCCCGCCTGAGATGGCCGAGGAGGGGGAGGCCGGCTCAGCGTCGACTTAG